The window GCTGTGCCAACAGTGACGAAACCCGCCTTTCACAAACCTATAAAAACGAGCTGACCGGAATTTTAGAGAAAAAATATGGTTATCGCTGATACCGGTTTATGGGTTGCCTTGGCATATCCGAAAGACAAGCATCACGAATTGGCGAAACAACGTCTTGCCGAATTATCGGAGCAAAATGAACGGATGATTACGACCTGTGCGGTGATGACGGAAACCTGTCATTTACTGCTGGCAAGAGCCGGGATTTCCGCGCAGCAGAAGTTTATTGAAAAATATCGGCAGGGCGTGTTTTCCGTTTTCGAGTTGAATACGGAACATTCAGAGCGGGTTGCCGAACTGATGCGAAAATACGCTGATCTGCCAATGGATCTGGCTGATGCGTCGCTGGTGGTTTTGGCGGAATATCTTGGTCATGGACGTATTCTATCGACGGATCAACGCGACTTTCATACCTATCGCTGGAAGAACCATCAACCGTTTGAGAATCTGCTGTTGACGGTAAATCCGGGAGCGGCGCAGCATGAATGATGTGCCGAGGCTATCGATAACTTGATGTATAATCTCATAACTCTATACCCTCTCTCTCCACCGCCTTTTTGAACGGCAAGGCATTGTATTCAGGCGAAGACCACTCCTTCCGCCTCCGTATAATACTGCTCACCACCTCATCATCTTCCAGTTCAATATCATACAGCCCATCCTTCAGCTTTGTTATGATCTCTCGGTCCAGCGGATGTTGGTAATTAGGGTCAGAGCCCGATTAAGCAAACTCGTTTGTCACCTCCTCCAATGCCCACCGGTACCGTGAACATAAAGCCCAGGAATGCAACAACCCCGGCCCTTCCCCCGAAGGGCTGTCCCCCTCCATCCTCTTCAATTATCCCCGACAAATACCCAATCCCCCACAAAAAAGAAATAATCGCAACTCGTTCCCCCATCCCACCGTCTGCCGCCCCGCAACCACTTGCATCCCTTGTTCCGTCACAACGGTTGTGCTTCCGGGAGAATTTGAATATACTGAACATACTAAAGATTTCCAGAACGTTGAAATGCAGGGTCAGGAGATGATTATGAAAGAATTAAACATGGAAATATTACCCGAGGCCGCAAAAAGAGAGCTGTTCGGCTTCTATGAATATCTCGTTGACAAATATACAAAAAAAAGGGCTGTAAAACAGCCGGATCCAGCAAGGGGCAAGAAGGTTCTGGTTGCCCTGCAAGAGTTTAAGCGCCTGAGAGAACGATTACATCCTGTTGTAGATCCATCTGTGGATATTGACAAACTCATCAATACAATAAACAATGATATTTTTTGACACGAATGTACTTGTTTATGCAGCGATAACACAGTGTGAATCAGGGTCAGACCACCTTTTCGTCCCTTTTCGTCTTGCCGCACACGGCTTTCCAATACTCTTTACCCAAGCCATGCACCGACCTCCAGCCCGCTTTCCCGGAAACCTTGTACCAGCCCACAACGTTCATAGCATCAGGTGAATTTTCAATCCGCTAAACCGTAGCCGTTGAGATTCCGGGAAAAATTGAATATACTGAGAACGATGCGATAGTAAGGGGATAAAACAAAAAAAGAAATTTCCCGCAGAAGGGAAAACTCAGTCCGAC is drawn from Candidatus Electrothrix rattekaaiensis and contains these coding sequences:
- a CDS encoding PIN domain-containing protein, with translation MVIADTGLWVALAYPKDKHHELAKQRLAELSEQNERMITTCAVMTETCHLLLARAGISAQQKFIEKYRQGVFSVFELNTEHSERVAELMRKYADLPMDLADASLVVLAEYLGHGRILSTDQRDFHTYRWKNHQPFENLLLTVNPGAAQHE